GAATTACTATTcataaacccatgcttgttttaagaggcgactaacgggatagtatgatcagatttgctgacttggttgacacatgtcatcctatcccaatCGCATACGACGGGAGCCTATTAACACAGGTAGATTCTGTGGCTTAGTTGAAAAGGTTGTCTGATCGCGTGGACCTGACAAGCCAGTGATCGATACTGTCAGCAGCTATCAAAGTCGTTGGGGTACGATGAAATCGTCAGCGACGTCATCGAGCATATCACCTGATCAATTACGGAGGCGCTTATCACCAGCGTAGGTAGCTGGCGATTCACTCTGAACCAGGTTCATCACAGGTTGCACCGACAAGTCTTCCAACACAACATAAATTAAATCTAATACCATAAAGCTAATACATGGAGCATTGTGCAATGTATTAAGTCATGAGTATTAACAGTGTCACCAAACCAGTACTCACCGTCATAACCTGAACTCATTGAGTTCGACCTTCTATATCAATTCGTTTAATTTACAACTCGGAAAAGGGAAAATATTGCTATCCAAATTAATTTACTCAACTAAACAAATACTTGTTTCGTGTGCATTACGCATTGCCCGTCTGTTCAATCTGTCATTTGGAGAGTACTAAGCCCCCGGGGAGCACTCGGACACTAGGATAGGTCGTCAGTGAAGCTGTCCCACCTTAATTGTTCCAGGTACTCACTCGGATGATCGAGATACCAGTGCTGAAGTCAACACAACACGCCTAGAGGGGACAGCCAACGATTGATGATCAAAGATAGAACTGTCCTGGCGACCCTGTCATATAGTGCATTGCGATAGAGGTAATGCAGTGGACGGTGCTGCGGTTGACGATCCCGAAGCTGCTTTGGTAGATGCCCTTCGTGAAATAATACTAGTTTGGGTCATTGTAATTTCTTCACATTCTACCAGTGTTTGTTACATGCAAGACTTGCACTGTGAACAAATCATTCTGATTTTGGACCTGTGCATGTTGTGGAGACATTTGAGTGTACAGGCAGAGTGACCTTATGAGCTTCTGTGACGTTGGTTCTCTTGACTGAATGCAGAGACCAGAAGCTATATATTGTTGTGTTTCCCGGTGGACTGGATACGACTCTTTGGTCAATGAATTCTACATGTGTTCCACTGACGATAGACTTGTATGATGTAGTGTATGGCAGTGTAAGTAGTCGCCTTTAAGAGATATATACCATAGAAACTGATAAGACGCCAGGACAAAACATGGAGTACCTCACTGACCTCACACCTTGCTGGCGATCACTCTTGTCTTTTATCAGGTGCATTGACGTCATTCACAGAGACACCAGAACTGCTTCCGTAGCTCGATAAAATTCCTGGTTTCAGGGTAATTTATATGTTTCATAAACCACATACAGATTGTATAAATTCAATGCATTTGATCACCTCTTACCAAAGAGGGATTATACCAGCGTTTACTTTGCAGTGTATGATTGTCGCAAATCCCGTGTAAGTTGTAACCCTGTATTTACACTTGCCTACATTTGTATTGTTACGGAATTAAGCTCTGTTCAAATTTATGTTGATGACGACAGCGTTCTCCTAATAGTACACAGTTTCAAAATTGCGCTGGAGAACGTATATGCTTAATATACTAACACATATACTTCCATGGACGTCACTGGTCTGATAGGGAACCAACGGAGCCACTGTTATCTTGACATTGTTCTACACCAAGTTGTTCAGAAAATCTCGTGATAGTGCATCGGACTCTGGGGTCCGGGGAACTCCGGAATCCAGCCTTAACGTTTCAAAGGGCAGCTGATGATGTAGCACAGCCGTACTGCAGCAATGAGCAACTATTCCTTCCTTGCGAAGTCCTGTGTCCCCGGGAATGAAATCAAGGATGATTTTGACCCTAGCATCTTCATCCACTACAACGCTCCCAGCCCTCCCCCCACTTTCCCCACCTGGGAGATTGCTATCAAAATTCTTTTCTACGTGTTGGCGATGTTGCTGGACGTTGTGGGTAACAGCATCGTCATTCTCATCATCGTCCTGAACAGGAAGATGCGGACGACGACCAATGTGTTGATCTTGAACCTAGCTGTGTCTGATCTGATGGTGGCTGCCTTCTGCATGTGGGTACATGTAGGGTATCAGATCGCCCCTGAGTGGCCCTTTGGGGATTTTGTGTGTAAGGTGAACACCTTCTTTCAAGGTAGGTGATGCATTATAGGGGATACGGTAGCTTAGCGTGTTAGTGTTAGCCTGCGAAGCAAGTAAATCGTGTGTGACTCCCGTCAGAATTTGTCGTTCCTTTGGTGTCGAAATGCAGCATCATTGCGAGACTTTTGGGGTTTGGTATTTCTTTTCCAAGAGTCCAACTAGAAAGAAATCACAATTCGGTGTAACGTGAATGATCCCAAATTAGTTTATCCTAAACATGCTTTTATGTAGACGTATGGTTGTTCGAAACACACCCAGAAGGTGACATCACCTTAGCTATTGCATTAAAACTAAGAAAATAGTTTCAAGTCCTTAAAATGACATTACCCAGCTGTTTTAACATCGTAGTCCAGGTGCTAAGCATATAACGGCCGTCTAGTGGTTGCTGGCACACTGCTAAAATAGAGGCAAGGGAAAATCTTTTACAACGTATTGTGTCTGGAGCAGACTTGTAATGTATACGGGCTGAGATTAGTCAGCCGCACTGTGCCGAGGTCTGTAAGGCTCATTAAAGTCAAAGCCAAATGTAGCCGTGTGGAGCTCTGATCTGATGTAATTTTTCGGATGTCTGTGTTTTGTTGGTGCACCAACGACCCAACCACAATATCGTTCATATGGGATTAAGGCATACATGAATCACCATCATTGTGATGCATGGTTTCTTAAGACAACTTAAGTACTGAAATCTGGCACCAAATCACAAGCATACAAAGTCAGTGATCTGGTAGCCGAGATTAGTGCGTTGTGTGTCTCTCCTACAAGTGTAAATACTGGAGTACTTTACAGAGAAGCTATAATCCCAAATATCAATGTCAGTGTTGGTTTATCATGTTGCCATGCCAGTCTCCACGTCTCATGTTGACATGCCAATGTTCACGTCTCATGTTGGCATGCTAATCTCCACGTGTCATGTTGATATGCAAATGTCTATGTCTCGTTTTGGCATGCCAATGTCAGTGTCTCATGTTGGTAATGCAATGTCCATTTCTCATGTTGGCATGCCAATGTCCATGTCTCATGTTGATATGCCAATGTCCATGTCTCATGTTGGCATGCTAATCTCCACGTGTCATGTTGGCATGCAAATGTCCATGTCTCGTGTTGGCATGCTAATCTCCATGTCTCATGTTGGTATGCCAATGTCCATGTCTCATACTGGTATGCCAATGTCCATGTCTCATGTTGCCATGCCAATGTCAGTGTCTCATGTTGGTAATGCAATGTCCATGTCTCATGTTGATATGCCAATGTCAATGTCTCATGTTGGTAATGCAATGTCCATTTCTCATGTTGGTATGCCAATGTCAATGTCTCATGTTGGTAATGCAATGTCCATGTCTCGTGTTGGCATGCTAATCTCCATGTCTCATGTTGGTATGCCAATGTCCATGTCTCATGCTGGTATGCCAATGTCCATGTCTCATGTTGCCATGCCAATGTTCACGTCTCATGTTGGTAATGCAATGTCCATGTCTCATGTTGATATGCCAATGTCAATGTCTCATGTTGACATGCCAATGTTCACGTCTCATGTTGGCATGCTAATCTCCACGTGTCATGTTGGTATGCCAATGTCCATGTCTCATGCTGGTATGCCAATGTCCATGTCTCATGTTGACATGCCAATGTTCACGTCTCATGTTGGCACGCTAATCTCCACGTGTCATGTTGGTATGCCAATGTCCATGTCTCATGTTGGTAATGCAATGTCCATGTCTCATGTTGGTAATGCAATGTCCATGTCTCATGTTGGTAATGCAATGTCCATGTCTCATGTTGGTAATGCAATGTCCATGTCTCATGTTGGTATGCCAATGTCCATGTCTCATGTTGGTAATGCAATGTCCATGTCTCATGTTGGTAATGCAATGTCCATGTCTCATGTTGGTATGCCAATGTCAATGTCTCATGTTGGTAATGCAATGTCCATGTCTCATGTTGGTAATGCAATGTCCATGTCTCATGTTGATATGCCAATGTCAATGTCTCATGTTGACATGCCAATGTTCACGTCTCATGTTGGCATGCTAATCTCCACGTGTCATGTTGGTATGCCAATGTCCATGTCTCATGTTGGTAATGCAATGTCCATGTCTCATGTTGGTAATGCAATGTCCATGTCTCATGTTGATATGCCAATGTCAATGTCTCATGTTGACATGCCAATGTTCACGTCTCATGTTGGCATGCTAATCTCCACGTGTCATGTTGGTAATGCAATGTCCATGTCTCATGTTGGTAATGCAATGTCCATGTCTCATGTTGGTAATGCAATGTCCACGTGTCATGTTGGTATGGCAATGTCCATGTCTCATGTTGGTTTGCAAATGTCCGTGTCTCGTGTTCGTATGCCAATGTCCATGCACAGTTGTTCTCATCTAAGGTTCATCTTCTGGTGTTCATATACCGATAGCCTCTTCACGTATCAGGTAAGAAAAAGGTTCCAGTTGTTACACACACTTCATTCACTCTTTTGTGTTCCACTTTGTCAAGTGTTGTCAGTGACGTCCAGCGTCCTCACCCTGACGGTCATTTCGGTGGAACGCTTCATGGCGATCGTGTTCCCCTTCCGGGCCAAATGGTCATCTGTGGTCACTGGGCTGGTCATCGTCCTGACGTGGTGTGTATCCACCATGATAGCCTCGCCTCATCTCTGGATCAGACAGCAGTTTAAGTTGCAGTGGAAGGACAGGCTCGAAATTTGGTGTGAAGAGGTGTGGCCAAAAATCTACAAGAACGCAGACTGTGAGACATACCAGCCCGGCAAGATGATATACTACATTGTAGAGGGCGTCGTCATGTACTTCGTCCCCATCGCCGTCATGATCGGGGCCTACTCCGTCATCACCATCAAGCTCTGCCTCCGTAGGGCTCCTGGGACGCTGATAGGCTCCACGGCATCAGCTCAAGAGAAATCCAAGAGGAAGGTCGGTACAGTGGCTgcatattgatgagtgagtgagtgagtgagtgagtgagtgagtgagtgagtgagtgagtgagtgagtgagttaaagccGGCTGATCGTACTCGACAGAATTTAAGAATAGTTGTGTGTGACAAAGATGCAGCCAAACCGGTATGGGTTTGGGATGGAATATAACCcgtaaacattattttcagtaacGAATAGCAATTGCTTGATATTTACTttccaaaacacacaaatgttcGCTCAGTAGAATCACTGCTACAACACTACATATATCATCACAACATGCAGTAACCTCTTATCATCTTCAATCACACTGTTGTGTTTATACTAAGGTCATGTCACAGCCTGACATATACATAATGCATGACGTACAGCATGTTGCTTTCAACGATGATTATACTGAGAACACACATTGTCCACTTGTCAATAGAACTGACCCGTGGGGCCTATTGCCCGGTGCTTTCATACGACCGCGAACATTAGCACCATTACCATACCAGCCAAGCACTAGCCATTAGAACACTCTCGTTTTGGACGGTCATTAACTCAGCTGTTGGACAATGTGATCGGAATGGTCATCATCATTTACGCAGGTTAAAGAGCAAAGTATGAAGGTCAATGAAAAGACTATCATTGTACTGTATGCAGTTCTTCAAAACGCGGTATAAAGCACATGTAATTAGACTAGCACTATGAATGTCAAACTATAGCGACATCATTGTTTAAAGTAGTACTGTATCATGTGAAAACACTGTCATTGGGTATTCAGCGGAAGATGGCTTGCTTAAGAACGTGTACATCCATGTATGATGGTGGTAAAGAACATGTTCGACTTTTGATAGGGAACGTGACGTATTTCTTACTACTTTACACCCGCACCTACAAATACGGATATTTGTCTCCAAGCCAACTACTGACCATGAGTAGTTAATGAAGAATTGATCGTACTGGTGTTTTCGACCAAGTCTTTGCATAGTCGGAAGGCAGACTCACTATTCGAATATTTAAGATAATTTTGAATCCAGCTGTACTACATAAAGTATACTGAAACCTTACGAATGGGTTCATGTTTCCACATCTCCTGGGATATGTTTTTTATCATCATAGTCTGTAGATATGTTACACGAATTGTCTGCAGGTGGTCAAAATGTTGGTGGCGGTACTGGTGGTTTTTGTGCTGTGTTGGACGCCGCAACAGTTCATGCTGCTTTGGGATGTGTTCAGACCCAAGGGGAAGGTATGCGATGAGTGGAGTGCGCCTTTAACTGTCTCACAGTGAGTAGGGTCTAAAAGTCGCTTTCAACAGTTTTTCAGCTGTATCATGGCGTGTCTGTTTCACGTAGGAGGGAAGCCCGAAGTTATGCTGGTAGTCGTAGGTCACGACTACCACTTTAATGAATGGTATGGCACTGGTATGGTGCTGATAAACCTATACTCATAATCCGGATTCGAACCACATTTCTGGTCCACAGATGGATAGTGTTATATTTATCCCAGGCACGACGTTTTCCGTGATGCAATGTTGACATGTGGTCGTTCTGTTTGTTAcctgagtgagtgtagttttacgccgtactaaggaatattccagcaatatggcgtcggtctgtaaataatcgagtctggaccagacaatccagtgatcaacagcataagcatcaatctgcgcagttggaaccaagtcagcaagcctgaccacccgatcccgtccgTCGCCTCTTATATAAGACAaaacagtcgccttttatgcaagcataggttgctgaaggcctgttctacctcggtccttcacgggtcgtttgtTACCTGAGTTAAGAGTATGGCCAAATGACAGTTCCAAAATGACTCTCCAGATAGGTGCCGAGCTTAACATTAGAAACGTTATCAGTCAGTGAAAAATGGGTATTATTGTCAAGTGTGAAAATCTTCACAATGCAGTGATTGTCATCATCTATCTatgtatacaatgacatgcatcaacgatgtttgaccacccaatcttgaCTATCCaatcttgtttgttgcagtgtagacaaaaaatttacaaaacattGCCCATGTCAAGTAATAAGTCTTTGAATGCTTTCCAGATCGAGGCTTACTTGGACGACAT
The nucleotide sequence above comes from Haliotis asinina isolate JCU_RB_2024 chromosome 5, JCU_Hal_asi_v2, whole genome shotgun sequence. Encoded proteins:
- the LOC137283578 gene encoding neuropeptide FF receptor 2-like isoform X2, translating into MSNYSFLAKSCVPGNEIKDDFDPSIFIHYNAPSPPPTFPTWEIAIKILFYVLAMLLDVVGNSIVILIIVLNRKMRTTTNVLILNLAVSDLMVAAFCMWVHVGYQIAPEWPFGDFVCKVNTFFQVLSVTSSVLTLTVISVERFMAIVFPFRAKWSSVVTGLVIVLTWCVSTMIASPHLWIRQQFKLQWKDRLEIWCEEVWPKIYKNADCETYQPGKMIYYIVEGVVMYFVPIAVMIGAYSVITIKLCLRRAPGTLIGSTASAQEKSKRKVVKMLVAVLVVFVLCWTPQQFMLLWDVFRPKGKIEAYLDDIKYAALYVAYLNSSLNPVLYGGFNENFRKGFIEAFRCLLIKKRNKVGPLTQSSRNPVGPGSGAENIPIEATRSSIYHLSVPRAV
- the LOC137283578 gene encoding QRFP-like peptide receptor isoform X1, whose translation is MSNYSFLAKSCVPGNEIKDDFDPSIFIHYNAPSPPPTFPTWEIAIKILFYVLAMLLDVVGNSIVILIIVLNRKMRTTTNVLILNLAVSDLMVAAFCMWVHVGYQIAPEWPFGDFVCKVNTFFQVLSVTSSVLTLTVISVERFMAIVFPFRAKWSSVVTGLVIVLTWCVSTMIASPHLWIRQQFKLQWKDRLEIWCEEVWPKIYKNADCETYQPGKMIYYIVEGVVMYFVPIAVMIGAYSVITIKLCLRRAPGTLIGSTASAQEKSKRKVVKMLVAVLVVFVLCWTPQQFMLLWDVFRPKGKIEAYLDDIKYAALYVAYLNSSLNPVLYGGFNENFRKGFIEAFRCLLIKKRNKVGPLTQSSRNPVGPGSGAENIPIEEHTLAGAPVRNVRSAHMFTIYEPLET